From a single Candidatus Micrarchaeia archaeon genomic region:
- a CDS encoding Nre family DNA repair protein, producing the protein MESLCILCKGTKKLCGAEFCPKLKKIYYEIDLTKNIKNSIFGPSPPNMFVGSYGWPEVNWGPMVSFENIDDNPAQWYGKPYEEIIKQRSMLLTARKKSYIMERKDKYLKEAQDAIMSTKTLDMEVNFKNKPNFNLNFSSVLQPMGGYAPLKDFKVIDNPKIPKKVDSIVEEKNLLSKDAIFELNDYGFDEYYLTKLLSGGLLGHEERKKLVPLRWSITAMDDMLAKKTIEKIKNFDFISNYYVCSSEYLDNHYEILLMPGNWEFENFESWAPGTLWSQGASNVFTTEEYESFNGRTKYADKQVGGYYASRYGVCEGLNEIRKQARVLAIREIYEGYQIPVGVWQVREGVKHAMKNKKRFSNLHEALNDMNSRLRVPIQKYEAQSKILKQKRLFDF; encoded by the coding sequence ATGGAATCTCTTTGTATATTATGTAAAGGAACTAAAAAATTATGTGGTGCTGAATTTTGTCCTAAACTTAAAAAAATATATTATGAAATAGATTTAACAAAAAATATTAAAAATTCAATTTTTGGCCCTTCTCCCCCAAATATGTTTGTAGGTTCTTATGGGTGGCCAGAAGTTAACTGGGGGCCAATGGTTTCATTTGAAAATATTGATGATAATCCAGCTCAATGGTATGGAAAACCTTATGAAGAAATAATAAAACAAAGGTCTATGTTATTAACTGCAAGAAAAAAATCATATATAATGGAGAGAAAAGATAAATATTTAAAAGAAGCGCAAGATGCGATTATGTCTACAAAAACTTTAGATATGGAAGTTAATTTTAAAAATAAACCAAATTTTAATTTAAATTTTTCTTCTGTTTTACAACCAATGGGGGGTTATGCTCCTTTAAAAGATTTTAAAGTCATAGATAATCCAAAAATACCAAAAAAAGTTGATTCAATTGTAGAAGAAAAAAATCTTTTATCCAAAGATGCGATTTTTGAATTAAATGATTATGGATTTGATGAATACTATTTAACAAAATTATTAAGTGGAGGTTTACTAGGACATGAAGAAAGAAAAAAACTAGTTCCTTTACGATGGTCAATAACTGCAATGGATGATATGCTTGCTAAAAAAACAATAGAAAAAATTAAAAATTTTGATTTTATTTCTAATTATTATGTTTGTTCTTCAGAATATTTAGATAATCATTATGAAATACTTTTAATGCCTGGAAATTGGGAATTTGAAAATTTTGAATCTTGGGCTCCTGGAACACTTTGGTCGCAAGGAGCTTCAAATGTTTTTACAACAGAAGAATACGAATCATTTAATGGAAGAACAAAATATGCAGATAAACAAGTTGGTGGATATTATGCTTCTCGCTATGGTGTTTGTGAAGGATTAAATGAAATAAGAAAGCAAGCGCGTGTTTTAGCAATAAGAGAAATTTATGAAGGTTATCAAATTCCAGTTGGTGTTTGGCAAGTGCGCGAAGGAGTTAAACATGCAATGAAAAATAAAAAAAGATTTTCAAACTTACATGAAGCATTAAATGATATGAATTCAAGACTGCGCGTTCCAATACAAAAATACGAAGCGCAGAGTAAAATATTGAAACAAAAAAGATTATTTGATTTTTAG